A stretch of DNA from Catenulispora acidiphila DSM 44928:
GGGAGAGGAGTACCGTGCCGGTTCCGCCGGTGCTCACGATCACCCTGCCGGTATGGACGTCAGGCGCGGACAGCAGTGTCGTGATCGTGATGTTCTGCTGGTGGGCCTGGTCGATCCGGTGCTGCTGGTCGTCCATCCGGACGCCCAGTACTGCTGTGACCGCGGCCAGACTCACGGCCAGGCCCCAGCCCAGAGCGGTGAACCAGCGACGCTTGGGTCGGGTGACGGCTGGGCGTGCCGGGGCGTGGACGATGATCGGGGGGATCTGCCGGGTAACGGCGATTCGTGCGTCGACCGCGGTCTTCAGCCGGGCCGGTGGGGTCTGGGCCGTGGCCGAGGCCAGCAACGCCGCTGTCTCCTGCAGCTCAGCCACTTCCTGCGCGCAGGTGGCGCACTGGGCCAGATGGCGTTCGAAAGCAGCGCGCTCTGCGGGTTCCAGCGCGTGGCAGACGTAGGCACCCGTCAGTGAGTGGACTTCCGGGTCCATCGTGCTCATCCTCCCACCCCCAGACAGTCTCGGAGCCGGGTCAGACCGTCGCGCAGCCGCGTCTTCACGGTACCCAGTGGGGTATCCAATTGGTTCGCGACCTG
This window harbors:
- a CDS encoding anti-sigma factor → MSTMDPEVHSLTGAYVCHALEPAERAAFERHLAQCATCAQEVAELQETAALLASATAQTPPARLKTAVDARIAVTRQIPPIIVHAPARPAVTRPKRRWFTALGWGLAVSLAAVTAVLGVRMDDQQHRIDQAHQQNITITTLLSAPDVHTGRVIVSTGGTGTVLLSRSNDEASITVSGLAKLSPGHTYQLWMMGPSGTRSGGLLPPGSRSSDSVLARGLGDAQTIGLTVEPTGGSAQPTTTPIMLLPMPA